A DNA window from Leptolyngbya sp. KIOST-1 contains the following coding sequences:
- a CDS encoding nuclear transport factor 2 family protein produces MANLLAGRRRLGLMAMVALGLGAGAIAPPAHSSPLVVAQAAPAEVQRVLSELETAASDRNLDAVMAFYSESFSSDTGFDYAQLRQTLETLWQRYPDITYDIELLSWQASGPGRYLIETRTTVTGQQTRPERTLTLTADITSRQRLEDGQIVSQEILTETSRLVSGTNPPTVRVQLPQTMTPGQTYSFDTIVVEPLEGRSLMGVAVEEGVTATDFFEPRPVVFDLLSSGGLYKVGTAPAEPDRRWVSTVIIREDGMVVETRRVRVE; encoded by the coding sequence CCCCGGCCCACTCCAGTCCGCTGGTGGTGGCCCAGGCCGCCCCCGCCGAGGTGCAGCGGGTGCTGAGCGAGCTGGAGACGGCGGCCAGCGATCGCAACCTCGACGCCGTCATGGCCTTCTACAGCGAGTCGTTCTCCAGCGATACAGGCTTCGACTACGCCCAGCTGCGCCAAACCCTGGAAACCCTCTGGCAGCGATACCCCGACATCACCTACGACATCGAGCTGCTGAGCTGGCAGGCCAGTGGTCCCGGCCGCTACCTGATCGAAACCCGCACCACCGTTACCGGCCAGCAGACCCGCCCCGAACGCACCCTTACCCTTACCGCCGACATCACCTCGCGCCAGCGGCTGGAGGACGGGCAGATTGTCTCCCAGGAAATTTTGACGGAGACCAGTCGGCTGGTGTCGGGCACCAACCCGCCCACGGTGCGGGTGCAGCTGCCCCAAACTATGACCCCAGGTCAGACCTACAGCTTTGACACGATTGTTGTGGAGCCGCTGGAGGGGCGATCGCTGATGGGGGTCGCCGTGGAGGAGGGCGTCACCGCCACCGACTTTTTCGAGCCCCGCCCGGTGGTGTTTGACCTGCTCAGCTCCGGGGGGCTATACAAAGTGGGCACCGCCCCCGCCGAACCCGACCGCCGCTGGGTTTCTACGGTGATTATTCGCGAAGACGGCATGGTGGTTGAAACCCGCCGGGTTCGCGTTGAGTAA